The Watersipora subatra chromosome 1, tzWatSuba1.1, whole genome shotgun sequence genome has a window encoding:
- the LOC137410412 gene encoding short-chain collagen C4-like, translating to MVALETFVLLSILSVGCHGNTLNSLDSRVLELEDQLKVHEENWNKASAQLELLENSLATYLHGVSEHSRHELEGSEEGVDININLSRESKSGATGSLGPQGPPGSQGPQGPQGLPGSQGPPGPQGPPGVQRPTGLQGSQGLPGEDGQSEAVGAPGATGPPGTPGTNGTSAENGGVVYTRWGRTTCGDSSTLLYNGYTGNGRYDQPGGGVNYLCMPNSPEYNSPGSVSLSAFIAGVEYESHSQGVFLSSMHDQNAPCARCYTGNRPALMMIPTKRTCPDDWTTEYEGYIMTGYYSHNHQMTFECVDVEPEHVAGESDNQNGGFFVFTRSECSKGSYCPPYDENKAITCVVCTK from the exons ATGGTGGCACTGGAGACATTCGTACTGCTTTCTATATTGAGTGTTGGTTGTCATGGCAACACTCTCAACAGTCTTGATAGCAGAGTGTTAGAACTAGAGGATCAGCTGAAGGTACATGAGGAGAACTGGAATAAAGCTTCAGCCCAACTGGAGTTACTAGAGAACTCTCTTGCTACT tacCTACATGGAGTTTCTGAGCACTCAAGACATGAACTAGAAGGTTCCGAAGAAGGAGTTGATATCAACATTAATTTATCAAGAG AGAGTAAGAGTGGTGCTACCGGATCACTTGGACCTCAAGGACCACCAGGATCTCAAGGACCTCAAGGACCTCAAGGACTACCAGGATCTCAAGGACCTCCAGGACCTCAAGGACCACCAGGAGTTCAAAGACCTACAGGCTTGCAAGGGTCACAGGGTCTTCCAGGAGAGGATG GTCAATCAGAAGCAGTAGGTGCACCTGGAGCAACAGGACCTCCTGGCACACCTGGTACTAATGGCACTTCAGCGGAAAATGGAGGAGTCGTCTACACCCGATGGGGAAGAACGACATGTGGAGACAGTTCTACTCTTCTTTACAATG GTTACACTGGAAATGGAAGGTATGACCAACCAGGAGGAGGAGTGAACTACCTGTGTATGCCGAACTCACCAGAGTACAACAGTCCAGGATCAGTCAGCCTTTCAGCATTTATTGCTGGAGTAGAATATGAATCACATTCACAAGGTGTATTTCTAAGCAGCATGCATGATCAAAATGCTCCGTGTGCAAGATGCTACACTGGTAACCGACCCGCTTTGATGATGATCCCAACCAAGAGAACCTGCCCTGATGACTGGACTACAGAATATGAAG GCTACATCATGACCGGATACTACAGTCACAACCACCAAATGACATTTGAATGTGTGGATGTTGAGCCTGAACATGTAGCAGGAGAAAGTGATAACCAAAATGGTGGATTCTTCGTCTTTACCAGATCAGAATGTAGCAAGGGGTCCTACTGTCCACCGTATGATGAGAATAAGGCTATTACTTGTGTTGTTTGTACCAAGTAA